In the genome of Torulaspora globosa chromosome 2, complete sequence, the window GTCAAGTTCAAAGCTCGCTTCTTAGATTCGTTCATCGTTGGTGAGCTGGGATCTGAAGTCGAGGCGATCTGCTGCCTAGGTTTGCCCTATTACGCATTCTGTATTGTCAACAATATACCGATCTGTGTCAAGCGTCAGCGTAGATCTTGAATAACTCCCATGAGCTGCACAATGAAAAGCCTACGTGAAGTAGGTCTGAGGACTCAATGTCTCTGTCCAAGATAATTCGATCCTCAATAAGAAGACTGCGATCGGTGCTGGTCTTGATTGTTACTGTTTCGTTGCTCTTTTACTACACCTTTGAGAATGAGCTGGACATGTTGAATTCAAAGGCTGAGAACGAGTACACGCCTTCCATTAATGCTGGATCAAGATTTGAAGGTAAGGCTGGAATCTCCGATGCCAGGGGAGACACCAGCAACGAGATAACGGAGCTTGCTGCTACTGATTTGAAGGTTTTGCACGAGAAGAACAAATACTTTCCATTACTGGTATCTGAACCATCGAAAGATCCATCCAAATTGCTAGAGACCTTTAATGACTTAGACTTGAATGCTCTGGCAACGCACAAGGAAAAATATCCAGTACTCAATGAAGCATCACTTCCTGTTAATTCTCCTGACGGGCCGGAGTTTAGAATTCAAAGTGATCATTTCGAAGACGATGGCCTTGAGGATCCTGAGATGCTCTCTAAGATACGGGAGCTCTTTGTGAACTCCTGGAGCCAGCAGGAATTGATCGACAAGGTATCAGAGTACGACTGGCCACTTTCGTTAATCGATTCGCTTGACTCGCTCTATATAATGGGCCAGATCGAGAAGTTTGACAGCGCGGTCAAGGTTATATACAATATTGATTTTACGCTGCCGCCGTTCTCTGTGGAGATTATCGACGTGCCCGACGTAGGTTCCAGAGCTTTGGGAGGCTTACTATCCGCTTATGAACTTTCGATGAACACTGAACTATTAGAAAAGGCAACAGAAGTGgcagattttcttctgagAGCATTTGATACACCGAATAGAGTTCCTGTCTTGCAGTACTTCTGGAAATCAAAACTTAATAATAAGTTTCCCTACAAGAACTCAGATGTTGGCCGTTTGACAAGCATGACGCTTGAGTTTATCAGATTATCTCAACTGACGCGCAAAAATAAGTACTATGATGCAGCTCAAAGGGTCTATCGCACAATAATGTCGTCGCTCGATGAATTCGATTTGAGCCATCTCTTTCCTGTTCAATTGGACGCTTCTGGTTGCTCATTGATTTCCTCTGACAAGGTGCAGCTGGGAAAACACTTGACCGATTTAAACGGGATGAAGAGTATAGACGAAAATTTGCAGCTCATTCATTGCCAACAAACTGGTAAACTTGTTAGCCTCAATGATGACGGGATCAGATCCGAGCAACTGTTTAACATGGACGCCTCTTCGCAATCAACGTTCTCTAATTTAGTGAAGTCTTACCAGCTGCTGAAAGGTAACGATATACTACAGGTCACTGACGATCAGCATTCTACGAAGGGGGATCGAGCTTCAAGTGTTGACGACAAAAGCACCAAATCGCAGGACATTCTAACAAAGGCTGCCGACGTTCAAGATCTGCATAGTTCAAAGCAGGTGTTCGTCAAAGCTATGGACTCTGTGAGGGGTTTTATGGCCTTTTGTCCTTCTACACCACTGAATGAAAACATTACAATGATTTCATCATTAAGAACCAAACGCCGAGCATCACCAGCAACCAACGAACTGCATATTGAAGTTACAAGACACTATGATATGaagtttgaaagatgtTCTTTGGCGAGTACATTAGTATTAGGTTCTAGAGTGTTTGGCAGGCCAGATTACATTAATTTCGCTTCGAACTTAACTAGCGGTTGTTTCCAGCTCATGGAACTTTTTGGAGGCCTGCAA includes:
- the MNL2 gene encoding putative mannosidase MNL2 (ancestral locus Anc_8.39), translating into MSLSKIIRSSIRRLRSVLVLIVTVSLLFYYTFENELDMLNSKAENEYTPSINAGSRFEGKAGISDARGDTSNEITELAATDLKVLHEKNKYFPLLVSEPSKDPSKLLETFNDLDLNALATHKEKYPVLNEASLPVNSPDGPEFRIQSDHFEDDGLEDPEMLSKIRELFVNSWSQQELIDKVSEYDWPLSLIDSLDSLYIMGQIEKFDSAVKVIYNIDFTLPPFSVEIIDVPDVGSRALGGLLSAYELSMNTELLEKATEVADFLLRAFDTPNRVPVLQYFWKSKLNNKFPYKNSDVGRLTSMTLEFIRLSQLTRKNKYYDAAQRVYRTIMSSLDEFDLSHLFPVQLDASGCSLISSDKVQLGKHLTDLNGMKSIDENLQLIHCQQTGKLVSLNDDGIRSEQLFNMDASSQSTFSNLVKSYQLLKGNDILQVTDDQHSTKGDRASSVDDKSTKSQDILTKAADVQDLHSSKQVFVKAMDSVRGFMAFCPSTPLNENITMISSLRTKRRASPATNELHIEVTRHYDMKFERCSLASTLVLGSRVFGRPDYINFASNLTSGCFQLMELFGGLQPSELYMDPCENSDCSFDSQLKIQRANDGFYYNLESSRSEVVHQDDIAITNGKNTNGARQTVVAFAVKEGPAIYEVGDLEVEVQSKQWKHDPQRPLWLNKMGPMRLLAPSAIESVLYLYRMTGDSKWRTMGREMFRTTVDNLQNLNGGAKGVWKVSELHDNGRSLASSVWLSQTLKYFYLLFSDSSYLPFDEYVFTAGGHLLSSTGGENHL